The DNA segment TTAAGGTGGTAATGTGTGACAGTTTTTCTTAACTCAACTGATGCAACtctaaaaatattcaaaccgTAAAAACACAGGTATTAAGGAGAAGTTTATTAGTAGACAACACCATTACAGTAGGTAAAATTCTTGGTTCGCATACCGTCATGCTCAGAGAtgtttacataaaaattacaGATTTAATACTATTGACTTTGCAGCGTTGGTATCATGTGTAATCGTATTCTTGTGATGATAAGAGCAGCTTATTGAGATATAACAGTCTTGTTTCCCATTTTTGGATTTCTTCTATACGCGATGGGTATTTATCAAGTAAAATTAATAACATGGTTTCATTAACCTGCAAACAAACCAATTTGGCCTCAATCAGGAAGTTATATTCGCTTGCTTGCAAGTTGTTTTTTGCAGGTTTCTTCTCACTAACCAACTCCactttctttttcaaattagGTTGCCGCTTTGTTTTGGTATCGTTAGAATGCTTTAGtttttttagcattttttctTCGATAAAAACTTTGAAGTTTGTCAATGATGATATCTCTGTGTCATGTTTTATAATTCTTTCATCCATAAATTTTTGGAGtgctaaaaatttgcagtaaatGTCTTCTTGAAACTGGCTGTATATAGACCTTTTTCTGTAGAACAAACTGAGTCCATAAAAAGAGCCATGCTTTGCAAAGTTTTCCACAAGTAAAATGCATTTCATTTGCAGCTCATAAGGCAGTTGAAGTGAAATTGGAAGCTCAGCTTCATGTAAAATCTCCAAAAGATTATCTTGGGTGTTTAGAGTTGTCCAGTATTCTAACATTAGATTTAGCGAGGAATACTTTAGGTTTATGCACTGTAGCAGTGTTTTCAATGACCTTGAAATGTCTTTTTCCACTTTATTATCCTGCCTTCTCCCAAGTCCTACAGTTACATTTCCAAACTGCTTCAGCGAGAATGTCAGTGACCGTAAGGTTATTTTGCTGGGACTTGTTTGAACCATACCAGCTATTTTCTCATGAAGAGTTACTAAGCTTCCACACAACCAGCATTTGTTGTCATTGTCATAATCCCTTGGACTGAAGTAAACTATAGCTTTCAGTGGGTCATCACTTTCGCATTTTATCTGCGAGGAATCATGAATAAAAAGTATCTCCATAGTGGATCAAAGTCCTTCAGTCTGCAATGAATGTTTCCACTTGTGTATcactataaaaataaattagaaCAGTATCACTTTATAGACATTCAGGCATTTTATCCTTTAGAACGATTCATTACACTACTATCTGTAAGCTGATTAATAAAAAAAGTGACTGTTATTTAATCTTACCAAAGATATTATTCGCCACTGTAATTCCTACTTTTGGCTGTTATAATCTGTTTACCATGGGAGATTTGCTGCTGACCTATGCTCATTTTTCAACTGATGCAAATATTTGGTACAGTGCCTTGTAAGGCACGAACTATTTACCTTCATGTTTATTGTTCAGGTACTTTATTGAGCCACGTGCTGCTAATGCACACACACTGTATTTTGGAGATATTAAAGCTTTATTTAATTCAGAGAAAACGCTAGTGGGTTCAACTTATAATGCACAAAACAGACGTAGAAGCATTTGTGATTTTTCATTAAGCCACATAAATTTACAAAGACATACCAGATTAAATGGATAAGGATAAGTAGTTTAGGAAGTTGATTTGTTCTGCAATCTTTCAACTACAGATAAATATATGGAATAGTTGGCACATGAAAGagcttttaattttatgaCAATTGATACTTCAGCAATTAggcaaaagaaaaacattcaGGAAAAAACACTTTTACTTGCTTTGAttcataaaatttgtttgcgaAACATTACAAAACATACTACTGTAGATGTCTTCTCCACAAGAAAAAGATAGATTATtatacaatatttaaaaactttgcaggAAAGGTCATATCAACGTTGATATGTAGTCTGGAACAATGCACACGGAGGTATTTTGTTTTCCATAGAAATTTGATCACACTGTCATCAACACTTAAACAATATTATTGATAGAAATGAGGTCTTAAAATTGTATTAAAGAGGGCCCTTCTAAGAGTTAAGTAAGTTAGGGAAATGATATTTGTAAAACTTGTCTAAATTCACAATATCTAAAGGCTACTATTTTGTATAAACTGCTATTGTATAACAAAGTACATTACATGTAATCTTGCACTAAAATGTAAGCCAACATAAGCTCTTTGAGGGCATAGTATTTAGCACAGCTTTAGAAAGGCAAAGTTCAAAGGCACAGCCATTGCACAACCATATTGGAGTACAAAATGCATAGATGCTCATGCTGTACCACAGAAATGCATGAAGTAGACATATCCTCGTACAAAGTAGCTAATTCTGATTAGCAGTTCTTGTACAATAAAATCATACTGAGAGCTCAGCTTGAGATGGTAATGACTTCTGTGAGGTGTACGAGTCTACTGACCATACGTTTAACTTTAACATATCATGACTGTTTTCATTCAAATTTTTGGACTTTACAAGAGACTTCTGACTTCCGCTGCTGCTCATTGATGCTTCACTGGAGCTGGACTGCATCGTCTCGGTTGCTATCGATGGCACCACTGATGGAATTGATGTGTTTTGATTTCCATTACCGTTTTGTGACACACATTCCGATATGGTAATGTCTGGCAATGATGATgctacaaaaattattttatctaCATGAAGTTATGCTCAACACTGATTAATGAgttaatattaaaacaaatcaaaacgTAAAAGTATTATTGCTCCCTTGTGCTAATTCATGATTAGTACTGCATTTGACTAAATGTGAAAAAGACAGCAGAcatatcaaaattaaattatatgtACCACTACTGGTTCCTTCTTGTCGGCCattcaacttttttgttttctgtataTGATTCTTCTTTCTCATTCTTCTCCACCGAGTGGTGTGCGTGTGTTGTGAATGTTGACGCCGACATAACATCCAGGAGAGAAAGACAAAGAAACATGCGATAACTTTCAGTGAGAATGCAACTCCGAAAAAAATGTAACGAAATTTGTCAGCGTCGTACAGCTACAAAAAATACCCTTGATTTAGTTAACCTGGCTATAGCCATTGCTTCAAGTTTCAATGTCATATAGATCTATGCTGTTtagcaaaattatttcaaagttttacttACCAAACATGATCCTGAGCCATTGTCACAGGCATCAGTTGCTCCAGACCACAGGAGACAAGCTCCATCAATGGCAGTGCCAAAATAGATTGGCGCAGGAATGTATGCTATATTGACAAAGCAACAGCtatataaattgaaaaaaaatggttTTTTGTCTCTAATGGATAATGCTAATATGACACAGCATTTTTGCTAtgacattttgaaataaaattattacagtattttgaCTGCAAAACAAACTTATCACATTCCACAGTTCTGGGTATGGCTGTGTCAATTATAACactaaactttaaaacaatggaaattgtctaCCAGTTTAAAGCATGTCACATACCCAAAGCcctgaaaaaaagaaattggatCCCAGCAGCAAATGGTCTCTCATCATTTTTGACACATCTATAGGTGACCATTAGTGATGGAGTGTGGGCACATACAGTGGCCTAAGTAATTAGTAAACCAAGAGTATAACAAATTGCAACATAATATTATGCAACTATGGGAGAAAAGTAGTAAGCGCTTTGTTAACTAGGGGTACAGTGATCATAGAGGAGCTTGAAAAGCAACTAAGGACTAAAGAGGAAGTTAAAGAAATGCATTGCCTCAGGCTAAAATAGAACATTGGCATATCTCATTACCATGGTCACCAGAAACAAGCAAACTAGAAATGGAATCAGCGCTGATTGGCAGTCACGTTTACATTTACCCTCTATTGCTGTTGGATAGAAGGTGATATTGGTTGATGGAATGCACGAACAGTTGGAATATATTGTCTAAAACATCAATATTTTTGGTAACGTTTGCATGTTTGGCAAGTTCAACTTTACAGATTCTAGTACTAACAATGTTCAGTAACCAACTCTACTGCATTAGATATTTCACCTGATTTAAGATGTCGGAGTAGCTGCTGTCACAGCCAGCATAGCATGGGTTGTAGAAAGTCTTTCCCTCTGAGCAAATAGGGCTGTAGATAGTGTCATCGCAAGAACAATCAATGTTGCAGTCTGATAACGCCCCAGTCATAATACTGCAAAAAGCAGTAAATTTGGATTGATTTTTCATGACTTTACAAACAAAGAAGAAAGTTCTTCTCAGCTATAAATAACTTCTGTAGACGAGTAGACGACTATTCATGTAATGTAGTAGCCTGTTTTCATTCACTTACATTCCAGACACTGGGTCGTTTATGAAAGAATTTACACCGACAATGCCTGGCATATTGCAGGTTATAAAAAACACTGAAATAAACAACAGCAAGGACAATAGATTGCTCAAAAGCGCAGTTTGTGCGCATCCAGTCATGTTCagttttaatctttttatgATGTAACCACCGAGTAAGATTCCGGTTCCTGCACTAGGTACAAGAATAGCCCCTGAAAATATCGCGACAAGGTtgttttagaaataaaaaagccattttagAAGTAATAGAAATACTTATAGAAATAATATTTACATGTATCGTTAACCAATTATCTTAATTAAAGTTtggttaaaaatatataaattggtataaaatcattaaaaagtattttaggTAATTAACTGGTAGGCACATATCAATTACTGTATGTAATACTATCTAATATTATGTTAGATTCCTTAACAAAGCAAGCAGCGCATTAAGCAAAACTTAATAGTAAACTATTAATGTTATGCAGTGAACTGTGTAACATAGCTGTGACCCAAAACAGCTTTGCTACTGTAATACCAAAGTATACAATTACCCGTAATGATGCTGGATGTAACAGTATTGGCACTGAAATGACTTTGAAGATATTTGGGTACAAAAGTCATAAATGCAGTAACAATGGAAAACTCCAAGGTTGCCGAAAAAGTCACGCACATGTAGATGGAGTTACTAAGAAGGGATAGAAAAGCCTTTGGCAACTCTAGAAAAATCACAGCTTACAGTTAGGTAATAGGTCACAGGTTTCACTCTTGTGCTGTAATGCTCTGTTTAAGCATTAACAAGTTTGAAGTGCTGATTTTAAACGTGGTAATGTCATTTTCTCCTACAGAACTTCAGAGTGAAAAGAATTGTGTATGCACAAAACGAGTACAAAAATACACATGAAAAGACGACCATTTAAAAAGTTAGTACCTTTCAAATTCTTTCCAAAGCTGACTAAAGAAGTATCAAAGCTTTCAACAGTTACATCACTGTCTGTGGTCTCCGTGATGATACTTACAGGCGACATTGGCGTACCAGCAGACGGTGTTTCTCTAAAAAACGATCCAAAGATTATAATTGCACGTCTAGCTACACAGAGAGCCTGATGAATCAAACGTGTGCAAATGAAAACAGCATTTAATGTTTAATCCAAGATCCAAAACACATTAATTATTCATCAAGAACACTCCCTTACAGTTTTGTTTCCGGCATTTGTAACTTCATGGGAAACATGAGTAAAAAGATTGAGAAGAAAAGGATAAGTCCGGCACAAACCAAATACCCAAACCACcttgcaaatatatttttattaccgTTGATTTTGTTATTACAATGTCAatgatttgtttatttcagATTCTTACCATGCACCCAGAAAATGTGGGTCACCAGATGAAAGAGTGTTGCCCAGATCCACATAAAAGGTCAAGAAGAATCCACCCAGAAGGTAACCTGCTGCAGGGCCAACTGCTCCAATTGCATACAGAGATGCTGCAATAGGTAAAGGTATGCATATTCAGAAAATTTTAGCTATGAATTTACAATTCACAACATGATATCTACAGGGGCTAATTTTATGAGATGACCAATAAAAAGCAATAAGCATCCTTGCCAAAAATTTTCATGATACATGTATGTACATGTATAATGTAAtcttaaattgaaaaatgcttAAATTACATGAAACATAATGGTTATAGATGGCTGGTATATCTTTAAAAATCAATGCACATTGTTAGCTCTCATTTTGTGTGACAGATATTTCTCCGGTTTCCTAtagatttttttcaatgtaTCCTGGTGCAGATATAATTTACTGAAAAACACACTTCAGCAAATTTAACTATTGCAACACCAAAAGCCTGACCCAAATTGtgtttcattttgcattgttgcCAAGCAACATCAAAACAATTGTGATTCAGTTGACCACTTTAACTTTAGGTACTGTGCCCCACTGAAACGAAGCAAGTTAACCGTTTTGACACAACAAATTGACTCGTTATTTACCTAACGATCCTTTTTATTCCATCTTGTATTGTTTAGAAACAATATGTTTTGGTACGTGACCTCACATAGCTTACATATACTGTAAACAGAATCATGGgatacaaaaatttctttcaatgtaaataaaaatggtaCCACAAAATCATTTGAAACATAGAATTCACTCTCGCAAAGTTTAGTTATAACTAATCATATCTACTCAATGCCTCCTGTTAATAGCACTCTATTgactgataataattaattatacgTTTAAAATAAGATgcataaattttacttttctgATTGCTATTTCATGATTTGCTTAGTAGTACGTATTTCTACGTAAGCATGCAATTTAACTTTGATTCATTCATTGAGAAAGTAAGAAATGAAAAGTACGTAAACTGAAAGTAAATTGATTCAGTAAGCAATTAGAGAGTTAAAGAGCTGCTGTGGACTTTCATAGGGATATAACCCAATTATTTTTCAGTAGCAGAGGTTAATCCTCAGACAAGCCATTTTTGTGAATGAGTGGATTATGTATGCATGAGGGGATATATGTTTCCTAAACTGCTTATGCTGTCTGCCAGACACACTATTTTTAATCTAATACagtcagggttgccatacctaAGAGCGCTGCCAGTTTTGTGACCAGTGTACCTgttatttcaacaattttgagCAAACTGAACTTTACTTTAACTCACTTTACACATCCCCAAATATTCAATGAGCATTGAATAAAGCCAGGTACTTAAGTCAGTTACCTATTAACCACTCAACAGTTTACATTATTTGAACAGCTCACTTACAAACATAAAGAGAAGCATCATCCTTTGGCACACTATCATAAATAAACGTTGATCCAAGTGTATATATTGGGGTTGAACCAATGCCCATTATCATGTTGGATAACACAAACAACAGTAAGTAGAGTGTATTGGCTTCCTGCAATAAATCATCCCAACTCATTTGACAGTGAGTGCTGGCAAAACGCCCAATATTTCACCACACGTATATAacttctgtttattttcaatgtCAATTTACTGTCACATACCTGTGCTTCACACTGAAACTCTGTTGTATTGGTTCGATTGGCAGTGCATAGAAAATCGAAAGACAAGGCATCAACTGTCTGTGGCGGTTGATAAGGAGAGGAGAGAAATTGTGGGAACGCAAATAACACCGCccctaacaaaaaaatatgtaacaaaatcatcaacTGATTTTCTCTATAAGATAATCACAAGTAAGTTTGTCACAACCAACTGAATAGCAAATGCGTTAATTATTTCTAATCCAAACATACCTATGGCAACAAATATTGCACCAACACCAACCCATCTTGCCCTGTGACCTTGACCGCCAAAGTATGAGATAAAAATGACAACAATCAAACTACCAATATCAAAAGCAGACACCACAAGACCAGATTCTGCGCTCCTTAGTCCATACCTGTTATCGGTAAACAAAATGAATTTGGGCAACTATATATGGGATATTTTTCAGCATAGTGAAATACAATTCCATATTTTGCCATTGTAAAATGAACAATCTCAAATAACAAAGTTTGCGTTTAAAACGGTACTGCCAGTATCAATGTGAACTAATTACATTTCCCTGTTTGATCATATGGGACCTATTAATAATGACTAATAATGTACTCAGAATAATAGCCACAATATATTACAGTGAATATATGACAGTgacaaactttttgtttgaGAAAGGCAGTGTGAACAAGGCAAGCAACTTACAAATGTGTACTGTATTCAAAGATAGACATACCTTTTTTCAATCGTCGTTATTACGCTGCTAGTAATTCCTGATACTAACATACTTTGAACCAAGACAAATAACCCAATAACTGCCAGAAACCATTTTGCAGTCGCAAACCTTTGTAACCATAAAGGCCAGCAGAAGGGCAATCCACAAAGATAGAGCTTCTTTTTCGGCACTGAGAAGCATTTGAATATCAATTAATAAATGATAGATAGCAGATTAGCAGTAAATCAAGGTGATAATAGCATAAAAAGAAGTTCACTTTTGATACATGTATCATCTTATTTGAATGCAAACTGGGCAGCAAAGCTAGTTTCTGCTTTGTGCACTATTGATattatagtttaaaaaaaacacatcaGATGGGAGTAGcttaaaaaattcttttcagTCCAAGAAAATTATGCCAGCTGTCGGACAATTGTTTCAAGAAGGATGTACGACAATTTACAGAACAGTGCTGTCTAATATAAAATTAGCGCAAAAGGGTTTCTCGTTTTACAGGATATACATGTACCCATAATTATCAATCATAGGAAGCCATAATGGGACAGCTGCTTTAATTTGTGCATCAAACAGTGTTTTTTAATGTTCCACATAGCAGAATACGAGCACCTTTTCAGATAGAAATGCCATGTATAccttgttttatttgaaagcAGCTCCTGATAATAACTACTGACAAACAAATCAATAAACTAATTAAATGTTTCTAACTCTAAAAGAGtttgttatcaaaaaatgtttaaatgggAAAAAAGAATTactaaaagttaatttaagAATTGAGACATAAATTTAGCAAGCACATGGTTGCTATGGTTTTGGTGCAGAAATTATTCAAGAAAACATGAAGAATTTTGTAACATACACAGTTACTTTAAGAAGGCATTGCATATACACTTgattaaaaagtaaaactatTCCACTAAAAGAAAAGTAGCAAATTTATTTATCAGCAACAAGGATTATTTGCAACTTTACCTTTCATGTGCGCAATGCTTGGCAATTGCAATGACATATCTTTTCGAAGTGCAGAGGTTTTGTTCTCATCATACTGACTGCTGCCGTGTATACCTGCGTCCATTTGATTACAATGACAAAAGCAGATCCCAAGTTAAGTAACCAGTTTATTGTAGTTTCAGTACAAGTCTCTGATAGAGCATGTAAATGTGCAAGATAATTAAATTCATGAATTATCTTTTATCTAATTAATGGAAGAAATTATTATATGCATTATGGCACCAAACTATTCTGCTATTATGCAATTGCCTCACCAATTGATAACGCCGTAAGGCGTTATGATAATATACCCTTTCTGTCTACGTATATTATGGTCTACCTGGATAGATATAAGTTTACACCAGTATTTACCGCAGCGCTAATGATTTAATGATTCATACTCTGCCTATTCAGAACAGCTTCAGTTTACGAGCCCATTAAGTATGTGCCCCAAGTAAACGAACAAACATATAATATTTACATAGCCCTATCAACTGTAATCTTACTTATGAGCCCATAAATAACTTTGTCACGCTTCTGCTGTACACAAAACCGCTTCTTTTAAATCAACATTTCAGTCAAGAACGGCAGTATTTATGGCGTATTGATCAGAAGTTGACCAACGAAAATTCGAAAACGAAACATCTGTTTAGTGACGACTTCACGCGTTCTGATACGGATATTGCGCACGAGTTGGAAAATCGAAAATCAGACCTTATGGTCTTTTGTCCACTACAAACGGCCGCTCTGTGCCATTGTTCGTTGCTTTTTGTCTCCCCTTCTTGTTACTCTCCATAAGTTCCCACCTTCATTCGCTCAACAGCTGATCGCTTACGTCACGATGCTCTACATTCAACGTTTTCCATTGCTGCAAAAGCGTCATTGTTGCAATCAAACCCGCAAAATGTTCACCGATTCATCCTTACATCTGGTTAGTTTGTTCACACACATTAGTATTACTGATATTCAAATGTTTATGAGTAATACAGATGCATAACCAGTTTATAACTGGATAGATTGCACATTACTATAACATAGGCCTGTAGACGTAGGAAATTACTGAAGTCCACAAAgcgaaaataacattttcgCTGAATAGCGTACCTAAACcatgttaaacaaaaattaagtttatCAGGTAGGTCATCTATTCCCAGTAGCTACCAAACtattttatcattaaaagttttaaatggaGATAGGCACGCTCTAAGTGTGTTTGAATGAAATTGGAGTCATTTTAAATTAGCTATTAATAGCCTATTTAAATTGGTGCAGGTTTTTGGCTAAAATAAGCTTTGTACACAATTTGGGGCATAAAAAATTGATCAGGTTGTAGACCAGGATCAAAGTAATTGAGAGAAAGATAGCGTGCGTCTGGCTGACCCAAAAACTTAACTATCAATTAAGACCGAcgacatttttataaaattataggGATCAATACTCCTCGAAAGCTGCGCTGCTCGACCGATTTCGTGTGCCGTTTATTGTGATAAAACAGAGAGCGGATCCTTTTCGTTCTCTCGTTAATACGTATATATAGGGATGAAATCCGACCTTAATGCGCATTGACATCAATAAGCAAAGATTACCTTTTTTCGAAATACACTTTTTACTAACAAAATGCAGAATAACGATACCGTATGTTTGCCCTTTCAACCACaaacattgcataaagttggAATTTTTCTTCAGGTTTTCGGGATTCGTAATTTTAGAAACAATGTTAAGCCGGATATTATATAAAGCGAATCGAATTACCTGGCATAAAATGCgtatttttttggaaaatcaGGTAGAAGCGTGACAACGCTAACAAGAGCTCAAAAACGAATGTAACTTATAATTAGCGACCGTGTATTAAATTTTGCGGGTTCGGATCCAACCACAAGTGAAATGCCTTACTACGCCAAAAACCACCGTACTTGTCCAACGAATTCAGCTCCGTTACTAGGCTAAACTGCCTATCAGACGTGATCAAGTTCAACATACGATAATAAGAAAGAATCTATGCTTCATCAAAGCAATTTCAAGGCGATGCCGCACTTTGTGTTCGacggtaaaaagttttttttttctcaaaCAAGTCAGTACGTCGTGTTACGTTATCTACCTACGTCATTGCTATACGTTAAAACTAGTTGTGATCATAACCTACTGTGCATACATAATAACGAAAATCTTTTACTAGGCCGCACAAAATGTTTCACTGAACTGTGCATGGAATATAGCTAGTTTAAGTTGTAGGCTAGTTCCGACATGCATTTTGAAAGCAAAGATTTGACATGTGGTAGGCCTACTAGCCCAACTCGCTCAACGAATTTCAAGTAGGCTAAAAATTTGCGCATATTCTAAATCACAATAAAgaacaaacacaaataaagGGTtgtactttgaaataaaagatgGTTGGCACTTGGCAACCCTACCAACAACTGGCGACAACCATAAACTTAActgcaaaattgtttaattaaacttGTGCCAATAGCTGACATCTTTCCGAACCGAACCCCGCAACTTAAACTAGAGATGCCTTACTTCCGGTCAAACATTTATCAAGACTTTTCGACATCGTTCTTTTATAAAGCCACACAGAAAATTGCTTCCGAAACAACCAAGACCGGTGCAATTaaacaaacagaataaaatGAATTATAAAAAAGCGTTCGTTTTTATAATGCTTACATTTTGCATTAAGATCCAAGCTTTTTGCTCCATGACAATGAAGAATCTTCACAATTCCGTAGTTTTAGACTGCCTGCCAAGGCCTTTGGCGCGCTCAGTAGACTCTAAACATCTCTAGGGGGATGAGCGAAGCGTGATCAAGTCGTTATATGTTGCGTGCTGACCATATGGTGAAAACCGAAAGCAACTCGTGTACATTTCCATACAGAGGTAAATCCGACCATTACACCTTACATATTAGTGCTTATTTTGCAACACGTTCGTGCTGTAAGATGTGCAATTGTGGCCTTAGGGTGCACCAATGTTTTTACTGCAGAGTTGCAAGCACGCAATTGCAACTTGAGATTAAGTAAAAGTTACAAGACAAAATACCATAGAGCTATTTACCGGTGAAACCAGACTAATAAGCTTTTCTTAAATTATCCAACCTAATCGCATGAGTTTACGTTACAGCCGTACAAATCCTGAATTGTGTGACGAAAGGGCAATTCATACTTAACAAGCTATACAGTATACTGTTCTGAAACTAACATTTCAAGCTAATTCTATTGAGGCTAAAGATGAATTTTGAAATGATCGACTCAAAAATTCTACCCAGTGTGAACCAAACTGCTAAAAAATTATCACAAGTCGTTATTTGAACAATTGCTCTTTTGCTAACACCACACCACTTGCTAGTAGGCCAATcatgaaaaacaaacttacaTGAAACAAAGTTGTCTGGGGAAAAATACAGTAGCAGGtaacaaataacaaagtttttataaaaacaccAAATTATGGATTACTAGATTGATTAGCCGAATACAATTAGCCTGAAAACAACACCATGTTAAAGATCAGCGTTTGTCAAAGTAGACTCCATGGAGCATTTATGCTCTGCGAAAGACGTTCATAGGCTCTACAACTATTTCTAACTATCCAAAGAGTTGATCCATTtacatttgtaatttttactaGCAATATGCAGTAATCTTAGGCTGCATACCTTGGCGTAATTAGAAATCAAAACTAAAtcttaaaaattgttaaaagctTTCCTGTGTTTTTATGGGCTCCCCAAAAGACCATTGGGGCCCTCACGGGCTCCATAACGTTCTCAACTTTGAGAGAAACTGTTGGTGTAGATGACCTTTGTACGTTATCATAACTATGTTATCCAATGTATCCTACGTTACttcttttaaatttcttttcacCAACTCTTTAACGCATGTTGTTAACAGCTATTTTATAGCCAAATAATTTTTCGTCTACGCCGCTCCAACgacgaaaatttaaaatgattaaacagTTCATCTCAGTCGGCTGAAACTTCTACCAAACCCAATCATGCAAGCTTCGAAATCACTTTATGTTCCATATAGCCCAGGCTACGTTTAATTTTGCCACGCTTGATTTCAGAAACGGTACCTTACTCTACTTGTTTACACAACAGCTACAGTATAAGTGCAATCCAAGCATACAGCAACTACTATCAGTATATCGGAAGTGGTCGGTTTGAAACGATCACTTCAAACTGAACGGCAAAGAATGGTTGTTGTTGAATTGATAGTTCGTGGGAAAATCCCACTGCAAAAAATCGTTTTCAGGAAATGTCATCATCATAAAAGCGTGTCAAGCA comes from the Clavelina lepadiformis chromosome 5, kaClaLepa1.1, whole genome shotgun sequence genome and includes:
- the LOC143459909 gene encoding uncharacterized protein LOC143459909 encodes the protein MEILFIHDSSQIKCESDDPLKAIVYFSPRDYDNDNKCWLCGSLVTLHEKIAGMVQTSPSKITLRSLTFSLKQFGNVTVGLGRRQDNKVEKDISRSLKTLLQCINLKYSSLNLMLEYWTTLNTQDNLLEILHEAELPISLQLPYELQMKCILLVENFAKHGSFYGLSLFYRKRSIYSQFQEDIYCKFLALQKFMDERIIKHDTEISSLTNFKVFIEEKMLKKLKHSNDTKTKRQPNLKKKVELVSEKKPAKNNLQASEYNFLIEAKLVCLQVNETMLLILLDKYPSRIEEIQKWETRLLYLNKLLLSSQEYDYT
- the LOC143459910 gene encoding solute carrier organic anion transporter family member 5A1-like; its protein translation is MDAGIHGSSQYDENKTSALRKDMSLQLPSIAHMKVPKKKLYLCGLPFCWPLWLQRFATAKWFLAVIGLFVLVQSMLVSGITSSVITTIEKRYGLRSAESGLVVSAFDIGSLIVVIFISYFGGQGHRARWVGVGAIFVAIGAVLFAFPQFLSSPYQPPQTVDALSFDFLCTANRTNTTEFQCEAQEANTLYLLLFVLSNMIMGIGSTPIYTLGSTFIYDSVPKDDASLYVSSLYAIGAVGPAAGYLLGGFFLTFYVDLGNTLSSGDPHFLGAWWFGYLVCAGLILFFSIFLLMFPMKLQMPETKLETPSAGTPMSPVSIITETTDSDVTVESFDTSLVSFGKNLKELPKAFLSLLSNSIYMCVTFSATLEFSIVTAFMTFVPKYLQSHFSANTVTSSIITGAILVPSAGTGILLGGYIIKRLKLNMTGCAQTALLSNLLSLLLFISVFFITCNMPGIVGVNSFINDPVSGIIMTGALSDCNIDCSCDDTIYSPICSEGKTFYNPCYAGCDSSYSDILNQTIYSNCSCIPSTNITFYPTAIEGKCKRDCQSALIPFLVCLFLVTMATVCAHTPSLMVTYRCVKNDERPFAAGIQFLFFRALAYIPAPIYFGTAIDGACLLWSGATDACDNGSGSCLLYDADKFRYIFFGVAFSLKVIACFFVFLSWMLCRRQHSQHTHTTRWRRMRKKNHIQKTKKLNGRQEGTSSASSLPDITISECVSQNGNGNQNTSIPSVVPSIATETMQSSSSEASMSSSGSQKSLVKSKNLNENSHDMLKLNVWSVDSYTSQKSLPSQAELSV